One genomic region from Epinephelus fuscoguttatus linkage group LG8, E.fuscoguttatus.final_Chr_v1 encodes:
- the popdc3 gene encoding popeye domain-containing protein 3: MEPPDFEAMNFTVEPAAATYPLCEEWRDSSEGSVFHLANIFLFLGFMGGSGFYGLIYLFTFLTLGFFCTTLWAWTDSCTTDSFLWSFALFGVCLGQVLHVAYRLRSVSFEKEFQELYNCMFKKLGVSLTHFGKIVACCDGDIHTIERDHCFAIEGKTAIDKLSVLLSGRIRVTINGEFLHYIYPFQFLDSPEWDSLRPSEEGVFQVTLRADNPCRYVAWRRKKLYLLFAKHRYIAKVFALVVRNDIADKLYSLNDKAFDRAGHRYDLRLPSYCHMPGTELEKADALLQVPVQGARTA; this comes from the exons ATGGAGCCTCCAGATTTCGAAGCCATGAACTTCACGGTGGAGCCGGCGGCGGCAACGTACCCGTTATGTGAGGAGTGGAGAGACTCCTCGGAGGGCTCCGTCTTCCACCtcgccaacattttcctcttccTCGGCTTCATGGGCGGCAGCGGCTTTTACGGGCTCATCTACCTGTTCACCTTCCTGACTCTGGGCTTCTTCTGCACCACTCTGTGGGCCTGGACGGACTCGTGCACCACCGACTCGTTCCTGTGGAGTTTCGCGCTGTTCGGGGTGTGTTTGGGACAAGTGCTGCATGTTGCCTACCGGCTGAGGAGCGTCTCCTTCGAGAAGGAGTTCCAGGAGCTTTACAACTGTATGTTTAAAAAACTCGGAGTGTCGCTTACACATTTTGGGAAGATAGTGGCCTGCTGTGACGGAGACATCCACACCATAGAGAGGGACCACTGCTTCGCCATAGAAGGGAAAACCGCGATAGACAAGCTGTCGGTGCTCCTGTCTGGCAG AATCCGTGTGACAATTAATGGAGAGTTTCTGCATTACATCTACCCTTTCCAGTTTCTGGATTCACCTGAGTGGGACTCTCTCAGGCCATCAGAGGAGGGCGTCTTCCAG GTGACCCTGCGTGCAGATAACCCCTGCAGATATGTagcatggaggaggaagaaacTTTATCTGCTTTTTGCTAAGCATCGCTACATAGCTAAAGTCTTTGCCCTGGTAGTACGCAATGACATTGCAGACAAGCTGTACTCCCTTAATGACAAGGCTTTCGACAGGGCTGGGCACCGCTATGATCTCCGTTTACCAAGTTACTGTCACATGCCGGGGACCGAATTAGAAAAGGCAGATGCCTTACTGCAAGTGCCAGTGCAGGGGGCAAGGActgcctga